The proteins below are encoded in one region of Micromonospora pisi:
- a CDS encoding YbaK/EbsC family protein: MGTLRTEPARTRLDLLAAPVQAAVRDWPADAPVPVDDILVAPIDATLADTAAFCAAYEVGLDISANCVVVAGKREGVTRYAACVILATTRADVNGVVRRQLDVRKARFAPMDEAVELTGMEYGGITPIGLPAEWPILVDERVVDTKYVIVGSGVRHSKIAVPGRALASLPNARMVTDLARAAS; the protein is encoded by the coding sequence ATGGGGACCTTGCGCACGGAACCGGCCCGTACCCGCCTTGACCTGCTCGCGGCTCCGGTGCAGGCGGCCGTACGGGACTGGCCGGCCGACGCCCCGGTGCCGGTGGACGACATCCTGGTGGCGCCGATCGACGCCACACTCGCCGACACCGCCGCCTTCTGTGCCGCGTACGAGGTCGGGCTCGACATCTCGGCCAACTGCGTGGTGGTGGCCGGCAAGCGGGAGGGCGTGACCCGGTACGCGGCCTGCGTCATCCTCGCCACCACCAGGGCGGACGTCAACGGTGTGGTGCGCCGTCAGCTCGACGTACGCAAGGCGAGGTTTGCCCCGATGGACGAGGCGGTCGAGTTGACCGGCATGGAGTACGGCGGGATCACCCCGATCGGCCTGCCGGCCGAGTGGCCGATCCTGGTGGACGAGCGGGTGGTCGACACCAAGTACGTGATCGTCGGCTCCGGCGTACGACACAGCAAGATCGCGGTGCCGGGGCGCGCCCTGGCCAGCCTGCCGAACGCGCGGATGGTCACCGACCTGGCCCGGGCGGCGAGCTGA
- a CDS encoding proline--tRNA ligase, translating to MLLRMSTLFLRTLREDPADAEVPSHRLLVRAGYIRRAAPGGYTWLPLGKLVLDRVAQVVRDEMAAIGGQEVHFPALLPREPYESSGRWTEYGDDIFTLADRRGAEHLLAPTHEEMAALLVKDLFSSYRDFPVILYQVQTKFRDEARPRAGLLRGREFLMKDAYSFDLDQAGLQAAYDQHRMAYQRIFDRLGLDYTIVAASSGAMGGSASEEFLAATPVGEDTFVGCTACHYAANTEAVTTPAPPAGDPDAHPAAAAYDTPDTPTIEALVEVANARRLGGRDDWTAADTLKNVVLSVRRVGVTEPELLVIGVPGDREVDLKRVEVALYPNTVALFDGFADRPDLVRGYIGPQVLAKLGIRYLVDPRVVTGTAWLTGANEPGRHAVNVVSGRDFTPDGTIEAAEVRAGDPCPACRSGRLTIRRGIEIGHIFQLGRRFTDAFAVDVLGPAGKPVRPIMGCYGIGVSRAVAAIAEQHHDERGLAWPASIAPADVHLVAAGKGAPVEAALALGEELARAGLRVLVDDRSQVSAGVKFADADLIGIPRSVVLGRRLVDGYVELRDRASDVRVELPLAEIVARLTGQPA from the coding sequence ATGCTGCTTCGGATGTCCACGCTGTTCCTTCGTACGCTGCGTGAGGACCCGGCGGACGCGGAGGTGCCGAGCCACCGGCTACTGGTCCGCGCCGGCTATATCCGCCGGGCGGCACCGGGCGGCTACACCTGGCTGCCGCTGGGCAAGCTGGTGCTCGACCGGGTGGCGCAGGTGGTCCGGGACGAAATGGCCGCGATCGGTGGCCAGGAGGTGCACTTCCCCGCCCTGCTGCCCCGGGAACCGTACGAGTCGAGCGGCCGATGGACCGAGTACGGCGACGACATCTTCACCCTCGCCGACCGGCGCGGCGCCGAACACCTGCTCGCGCCGACCCACGAGGAGATGGCCGCGCTGCTGGTGAAGGACCTGTTCAGCTCGTACCGGGACTTCCCGGTGATCCTCTACCAGGTGCAGACGAAGTTCCGCGACGAGGCACGGCCCCGGGCCGGGTTGCTTCGTGGGCGGGAGTTCCTGATGAAGGACGCCTACTCGTTCGACCTGGACCAGGCCGGACTCCAGGCGGCGTACGACCAGCACCGGATGGCGTACCAGCGGATATTCGACCGGCTCGGACTGGACTACACGATCGTCGCCGCCTCCTCGGGGGCGATGGGCGGGTCGGCGTCGGAGGAGTTCCTGGCCGCGACCCCGGTCGGTGAGGACACCTTCGTCGGCTGCACCGCCTGCCACTACGCGGCCAACACCGAGGCGGTGACCACACCGGCGCCGCCCGCCGGTGACCCGGACGCACACCCCGCCGCGGCGGCGTACGACACCCCGGACACGCCGACCATCGAGGCGCTGGTGGAGGTCGCGAACGCCCGCCGGTTGGGGGGCCGGGACGACTGGACCGCCGCCGACACGTTGAAGAACGTGGTGCTGTCAGTACGCCGGGTCGGGGTGACCGAGCCGGAGTTGCTGGTCATCGGCGTACCGGGCGACCGGGAGGTGGACCTGAAGCGGGTCGAGGTGGCGCTCTACCCGAACACCGTCGCGCTCTTCGACGGCTTCGCCGACCGGCCTGACCTGGTCCGTGGATACATCGGGCCGCAGGTGCTGGCGAAGCTCGGCATCCGATACCTGGTCGACCCCCGGGTGGTCACCGGCACCGCCTGGCTGACCGGCGCGAACGAGCCGGGCCGGCACGCGGTCAACGTGGTCAGCGGCCGGGACTTCACGCCTGACGGCACGATCGAGGCGGCGGAGGTCCGGGCCGGTGACCCCTGTCCGGCCTGCCGTTCGGGCAGGCTGACCATCCGTCGGGGCATCGAGATCGGGCACATCTTCCAACTCGGGCGGCGGTTCACCGACGCGTTCGCGGTGGACGTACTCGGCCCGGCCGGCAAGCCGGTACGGCCGATCATGGGCTGTTACGGCATCGGGGTGTCCCGCGCGGTCGCGGCGATCGCCGAGCAGCACCACGACGAACGGGGGCTAGCCTGGCCGGCGTCGATCGCACCAGCCGACGTACACCTGGTCGCGGCCGGCAAGGGCGCCCCGGTGGAGGCGGCGCTCGCCCTCGGCGAGGAGCTGGCCCGCGCGGGCCTGCGGGTGCTGGTCGACGACCGGTCGCAGGTCTCGGCCGGGGTGAAGTTCGCCGACGCGGACCTGATCGGCATCCCGCGCAGTGTGGTGCTCGGGCGCCGGCTGGTCGACGGGTACGTCGAACTGCGCGACCGGGCCAGCGACGTACGGGTCGAGCTGCCGCTGGCCGAGATCGTCGCCCGCCTGACCGGACAACCCGCCTGA
- a CDS encoding dTDP-4-dehydrorhamnose 3,5-epimerase family protein: MKATELSISGAWEFVPQQFPDDRGNFLVWYDAAAFTEALGFELSVAQTNHSVSRRGVVRGIHWADVPPGQGKYVYCPQGALLDIVVDLRVGSPTFGQHEVVRLDTVDYRALYLSEGLGHGFVALEENTVLSYVCSAGYAPGRERIANVRDKELGLPIPADIDPILSERDANGPTLAELRAEGLLPSYDECLRHYESLRAGNRG, encoded by the coding sequence GTGAAAGCCACCGAGTTGTCGATCTCCGGCGCGTGGGAGTTCGTCCCCCAACAATTCCCCGACGACCGTGGCAACTTCCTCGTCTGGTACGACGCGGCCGCGTTCACCGAGGCGCTGGGTTTCGAGTTGTCCGTCGCCCAGACCAACCACAGCGTCTCCCGGCGGGGTGTGGTCCGGGGCATCCACTGGGCCGACGTACCGCCCGGTCAGGGCAAGTACGTCTACTGCCCACAGGGCGCCCTGCTGGACATTGTGGTCGATCTGCGGGTCGGTTCGCCGACATTCGGCCAGCACGAGGTCGTTCGCCTGGACACGGTGGACTACCGGGCCCTCTACCTCTCCGAGGGGCTGGGGCACGGTTTTGTCGCCCTGGAGGAGAACACGGTGCTGAGTTACGTCTGCTCCGCCGGGTACGCGCCCGGCCGTGAGCGGATCGCGAACGTACGGGACAAGGAGCTGGGGCTGCCGATCCCGGCCGACATCGACCCGATCCTCTCCGAGCGCGACGCGAACGGCCCCACCCTGGCCGAACTGCGTGCCGAGGGCCTGCTCCCGTCGTACGACGAGTGCCTGCGCCACTACGAGTCGCTCCGCGCCGGCAACCGGGGTTAG
- a CDS encoding CBS domain-containing protein has translation MTNYRIADLMTRQVVYLSAQTTLDEAARAMADADIGDIVVTDGQSLFGMVTDRDIVVRAVAEHKDPAKTTLGEIATREIVMIEQSSTGAEAARLMRDRAVRRMLVCDVDRQLVGIISLGDLAQQLHPTEATTPTA, from the coding sequence ATGACCAACTACCGGATCGCCGACCTGATGACCCGACAGGTCGTCTACCTCTCGGCACAGACCACCCTCGACGAGGCGGCACGCGCGATGGCCGACGCCGACATCGGCGACATCGTGGTGACCGACGGGCAGAGCCTGTTCGGCATGGTGACCGACCGGGACATCGTGGTCCGGGCGGTGGCCGAGCACAAGGATCCGGCGAAGACGACGCTCGGCGAGATCGCGACCCGGGAGATCGTGATGATCGAGCAGAGTTCGACCGGTGCCGAGGCGGCCCGGCTGATGCGGGACCGGGCCGTACGCCGGATGCTGGTCTGTGACGTCGATCGCCAACTGGTCGGCATCATCTCCCTCGGCGACCTGGCCCAACAACTCCACCCCACCGAAGCCACCACCCCCACCGCGTGA
- a CDS encoding SufE family protein, with protein MERMPPKKLDEIIEEFASAPRDLVLEMLLEYSDAVPPLPAELVGHAGMEQVPECQTSFFLRAEVTPERTVQTWFDCPPEAPTTRAFAGILAEGLAGASPEEVLDVPDDLYQRMGLAQAISPLRVRGGTAILARLKRQVREQIG; from the coding sequence CTGGAGCGCATGCCACCGAAGAAGCTCGACGAGATCATCGAGGAGTTCGCCTCCGCGCCACGTGATCTCGTGCTGGAGATGCTGCTCGAATACTCCGACGCGGTCCCGCCGCTCCCTGCCGAGTTGGTCGGGCACGCTGGCATGGAACAGGTGCCGGAGTGCCAGACCTCGTTCTTCCTCCGGGCCGAGGTCACCCCGGAGCGCACGGTGCAGACCTGGTTCGACTGCCCACCGGAGGCGCCGACCACCCGCGCGTTCGCCGGCATCCTCGCCGAAGGGCTGGCCGGGGCGAGCCCCGAGGAAGTGCTCGACGTACCGGATGACCTCTACCAGCGGATGGGCCTGGCGCAGGCGATCAGTCCGCTGCGCGTACGCGGTGGCACCGCGATCCTGGCCCGGCTCAAGCGGCAGGTGCGGGAACAGATCGGCTGA
- a CDS encoding DsbA family oxidoreductase — protein MEIDLYADVVCPWCYIGKRRLEQALQSYDGEVTVRLRPFQLDPSPVPEPVPMMEALGAKFGGPQRARQMVDHVTGIVAATGLDYQYDRAVAANTFEAHRLVWFAEQRGLGSRMMDALQRAHFVNGVDIGSRSALAGLAAGVGLDETEVREWLDSDAGTSEVRAELAEAHALGVTSVPTYVLAGKYAVVGAQETETLLQALAEVTRLEASA, from the coding sequence GTGGAAATCGATCTCTACGCGGACGTCGTCTGCCCCTGGTGCTACATCGGTAAGCGCCGGCTCGAACAGGCGTTGCAGTCCTACGACGGCGAGGTGACGGTCCGGCTGCGGCCGTTCCAGCTCGACCCGTCACCGGTGCCCGAACCGGTGCCGATGATGGAGGCCCTGGGCGCGAAGTTCGGCGGTCCGCAGCGGGCGCGACAGATGGTCGACCATGTCACCGGGATCGTCGCCGCCACCGGTCTGGACTACCAGTACGACCGGGCGGTCGCGGCGAACACCTTCGAGGCGCACCGGCTGGTCTGGTTCGCCGAGCAGCGCGGGCTGGGGAGCCGGATGATGGACGCCCTCCAGCGGGCCCACTTCGTCAACGGCGTCGACATCGGGTCGCGGTCCGCGCTCGCCGGGCTCGCCGCCGGGGTCGGCCTGGACGAGACCGAGGTACGGGAGTGGCTCGACTCGGACGCCGGCACCTCGGAGGTCCGGGCGGAGCTGGCCGAGGCCCACGCGTTGGGTGTCACCAGCGTGCCGACCTACGTGCTCGCCGGCAAGTACGCGGTTGTCGGCGCCCAGGAGACCGAGACCCTGCTCCAGGCGCTGGCCGAGGTGACCCGCCTCGAAGCCTCGGCCTGA